Below is a window of Candidatus Binatia bacterium DNA.
AAGTAATCCAACCTGCCGTACATCTTGCGGACCATCCACCACAGCCGCGCCCCTTCGGAACGAAACAGCAGCGTCTTCCAGATGCGCGATAGGAAAACGATCCGCTTCCAGCGCCGCATAAGCCGGCTCATCGCGCGACGCGTCGGCTGCGCCTCCTGACCCGACGGGCTGACCACAAGCAGCGGGTTTTCGCGGAGGAGCGCCTCGATCGGAATGTGCCACCCGCGCGGCAGCCAGATGTCGTTATTGAAGAAGCAAAGGATTTCCGCGCCGGCGTGACGAATGCCCTGGTTCTGCGACGCCGGGTAAGACTGGTTCGCCTCGTTGCGCACGTAGACGACGGAACGGCCCGCCCCCAGCGGACGCTGCGCCAGATCGGCGAAGAACCTCTCCGAGCCGTCGGTCGAGTGGTTGTCGATGACCACGAGCTCGAACGGCACCAGCGTCTGCTGCGCGAGCATGTTCCAGTAGAACCGGTTCATGGGCAGTGCGTTGTGGATCGCCGTAACGACCGAGAGTGTCGGGTTGGTAGTCATGGGCATCCCGGCTTTTCAGCAATCACGACGGGCAGCGGTCGGCAAGAGGAGGAGTGCGCACTGCATCTGGAGGACGGGGGTCAAGAGCCTCGGTCCCTAACATCGTAAAGACCCGACACCCCGGGTCTCCGTCAGCCGCAGCTTGAGAATTTCGGCGTGCCGGATGGCGCGGCCGCGAGCGTGCTCGCGGGCGCGTGGGCGCCCGAGCATGCTTGCCAGGCCGAACGCGACGAGGGCCTCGAGCAACCGCGGTGCACTACGACGCCACAGACGCGGGCTCATCCGGTAGGCGCTGCGCGCCGCCACCCGACAGTGGTGCCGGAAATAATCGAGGGTCAGACGCGACGGATCGACGGCATGGTAAACCGCTGTGCCGGGCATGTACCCGATGCGGAAACCGGCCGCGAGCAGGCGGCGCGCGAGATCGATGTCCTCCCAGCCACCTTGCGCACCCGGCCCCAGGCGCTCGTCGAACCCGCCGATGGCCTCGAATATCCGGCGCCGCACGACCATGTTGCCGCCGTAAAGCGTATCCATGTCGTGTACCGCCGGCCCGCCGTCGAAGAACGCGATCGTCCGGTACCAGTCGAGCCGCTCGCGCAAGACCGGATCGGTGAACGACGGCGGGGGTAGCACGCTGCCGACGCCGGCGTCGTACTCCGGGCGTGCGCCGCAGAACGCCAGAAGGCTCCGCACCCACTCCGGAGTCACCACCTCGTCGTCGTCGACAAACGCCAGCAGCGGCGCCGTACTGCGCTCGAGCGCACGGTTGAGGGCCCGGGCCTTGCCGGGTTCGTCGATGCGCACGGACACCCGCTCGGGCAGCGCCGCACTCCACGCCGCCAGCAGCGCAGGAGTGTCGTCTCCCGAGCCGTTGTCGGCAACGATCACCTGTACGGGCGAACCCGAAACGACCGCCGCGGCGTCGATGCTCCGCAGCAGCTCCGCCAGTAACGCGCTCCGATTGCGGCTCGCCACGAGCACCGAGAGCGGCGAACCTCCGCTCATCTCACGCCCCGGCGCGTCGCCACCACGTACTCGCCGACCGTCCGTTCACTCTCGAAACCGCGCGGTACGGTTTGCGCCGCCGGCTGCACGATCCACTGCGCGTCGCCAGGCACCTGCGTCCCGGCGACGAACGCGACCTGTCGGTCGCGCGCTACGGCCAGCATCCCTGCCACGCAATCGCGCGTGCCGACCGCTGCTACCGGTCCGGCCTCCGGGGGGATGGCAGCGGCAAGTGCCTCGACTGCGGGCCACTCGGCGTGGCAAGCGCGCACGCCCGGAACTTCCTTGACCCAGAACACGGTCGCTGCCAGGGCGTGCGCCACGACGAGCAGCGCCAGCGCGACCAGCCCATGTCGCCATCGGCCCAGCACGGTCCACAGGCAACCCGCCAACACGGGCAGCACCGGCAGCAGAAACCGCGTATCCTCGTCGAACGGCCACAGGACATGCAGGCCAACGTATAGTGGCAGACCCCACATCAAGAGGTCAGGCTTATCTCTGAGTCGCCGGCTCCAGCCGACCAGAACCGCGAGGGCCAGCGGGCCGTACAGGAGCAGGTTCGGATCGCCCCATTGGCGCCGCTTCGAGTGTGCCTTTAACATCCCGGGCAACAGCAGCCGGCCCACGTTGAGAACCTGCAGATAGACCCCCTGGCTAACCTGCCGCACGAGATGTCCCTGCGCGCCCAGCAACTGCCTGAAGTACGTCGGCTTATTCGAGGCCGTTGCGGTCTGCGCCTCGCGGTCGCGGTTCATGACCTCGCGCACCGTGAGCATTGGCGGGACCATGACGATCCCTGCCAGCAGGAGAGCCACCCCCCAACGCAACGCCCCCCGCCACGCCTGGGCCATCATCATCGCGGCGCAGCCGAGGGCGAACATCACGCCGGCGGGTCGAATTGCGCCGGCGGCCGCAAGCACCGCGCTGCCGAGCGTGGCCCGCAACAGCGGCGGGCGGCGGCATTCCCGGCCGAGAGCGCCGTCGAGGATGTTCGCGGCCCATACCAACGCGGCCATAAACGCCATCTCGCTGACCGGCCGGCGCAGGTACAGCCAGAGGCTGGTGTTCGTCATGACAAATGCCGTCAGCAGTACGGCCGCCCCCGGCCAGTTGGCTCGCATCCAGCGATAGATTCCGACCATGGACAACACCGCCAGAAGCCAGTGCAGTATCGAAATAGCGAGGAGCGGTCGCGGCCCGAGAAGGAAGAGCGGACTGATCAGCAGGGGATACCCCGGCGAGAAGTACAGATGCGGACTACCGAAGCGCCGCATGGTGCCCGTCTCCGCCAGGCTGCGGGCCATCGACAGGTACGCCGCCGAGTCCGGCGTGGGGAACCACCACGGACCGATCTGCAACGCCAGCACCGCCGCCAGCAACGCGAGCCAGCGTAACGGGGAATCGTCCAGTCGATACAACCACGCCTTCGTCATCGGAATCGTCTCGCGGCGGACACGATCGCAAGAGACCGGCCGCACAGACGCCGGCGCACTGCCCTGACCTTCTTTCCCGTCCGCAACTGTCGATGAATGCCCCATCCATCCAAGACTGTCGATGGTTGTACCGGCGGGAGCCGGCTCTAAAGACCGCTGAACTTGCGATCAGGGTTCAGGGGTCGGCTCCGGGCCTCCGGTTGTTGACTCGTCCTCTGCGCGCCTCGATCATGCTGTCGTGACCGACCAGTGGATTCCCGTCCTTAGTCCGGAGGAGATTCGGCGCGAACGCGCCAAAGCGCGGGCGCTGCGCACTTCGCAGTGGTGGAAACGCCGGATCGCCCAGGGAATCTGTCATTATTGTGGGAAGCAGGTACCGCCGCGCGAGTTGACGATGGACCACCTGGTCCCACTCATCCGGGGTGGCCGGTCGAACAAGGGCAACCTCGTGCCGGCCTGCAAGGAGTGCAACACCAGCAAGAAGCACCACCTGGCGTTCGAGTGGACGCCGTAACCAGGGTCAGGTTGGCCGCATCAGGTGGATGCGTTTCCTGTCGCGGGTCGTCGACAACATCTCGGTCACCGTGATGCCGAGCTTGGGGTGGACCAACTGCGGGGCGACCTCGGCCAGCGGTGCCAGCACGAACTTGCGGTTGGGGATCTCGGGGTGCGGTACCTTGAGGTTACGCTTCTCGATGATGGCCGCTTCGAAGAGCAGGAGGTCGAGATCGATGACGCGGGCCCCCCAGCGTTTGCCGCTGACCCGCTTGCGACCCATGGCGGTTTCGATGGCGAGGAGTTTTTTCAGAAGATCCTCGGCGGTCAGCTCGGTCTCGATCTCGATGACGGCGTTTACGAACCAGGTCTTGGCGTCGCCGTGCGGCTCGCTCTCGTACACCGACGAAACCTTGAGGAGCCGGGTCCGTGGCAGGGCTCGGATCCGCTCGATGGCCGTAGCGCAGTTGACCGCGCGGTCGCCGAGGTTGGAACCGATGCCAATGTAGGCTCGGTGAGGCATCCGCACTCACTCCCGCCCGGCGCCCCGGCCCGATCCCTCGAGCCGCTTCCCGTACACCACCCACGACCGTAGCCGGCCGCATCCGGCGACGGTTGCGGCCGACTGCCACCCACACAGGTTCATCGTTGGTTTTTCCAAATATCGCGTCTACAGGAAATTGCAATGTTTGGTGCGGATCCCGGACGCGGCCGGGTTGAGGGCCCAAGACGGCGGTGCTAGCCGGGTAGCCGGGCATGACTTAGTAGTGATGGGCACAATTACGGCGACGTATTCCGTACGACGCTTCCCGTTCGCCCCGAGTAGCCCCGTTTTCTCAGGGGCGTATCGAGGGGCAGCCTGGCGAGCGGCTTTGCGGCCCCGCCCCTCGATACGCCGCCGAAAAGATGGCGCTACTCGGGACGAACGGAATACGTCGCCGGACTAATGAACCGGAGTACTTAGCGAGGAGTTGGAACGATGCAGACCGCAGACCGCCTGAAGGCGATTCCCCCTTATCTCTTCATGGAACTGCGCAACAAGATCGCCCGGGCCCGTGCCGCCGGCGTGGACGTCATCAGCCTGGCGATCGGCGACCCGGTCGAGCCGACCCCCGCTCCGGTCATCGACGAACTGGCGCGCACCGCTCGGGACCCCGCCAACCACCGCTACCCGACGGACGAGGAGAAGGGCATGCTCGCCTTCCGCGAGGCGGTCGCCCGCTGGTACGCCGACCGTTACGGCGTGGACGTCGACCCCGGCAAGGAAATCCTCGCCCTGATCGGCTCGAAGGAAGGCTGCCACCACTTCGTACTGGCGCGAGTGAATCCTAGCGACCCGGTGCTCATGACCGACCCGGGCTACCCGGCGTACCGGGCCAGCATATTGATGGCCGGAGGCGAGCCGGTGAACGTGCCGATCCTGCCCGAGCACGGCTACTTGCCGCGGCTCGCCGACATCCCCAGCGAAGTTGCCCGCCGAGCCAGCGCGATGTTTCTCAACTACCCGAACAACCCGACCGGCGCCACCGCGACCGTGCCCTTTCTCCGCGACCTGGTCGACTTTGCCCGGCAGTATGACATCGCTATCTGTTACGACAACCCGTACAGCGAGGTCGTCTTCGACGGCGAACGGCCGCTGAGTTTCCTGTCCGTGCCCGGCGCAAAGGAGGTTGGGGTCGAACTGAACTCGCTCTCCAAGCCGTTCAACATGACCGGCTGGCGGCTCGGCATGGCCCTCGGCAACCCCGACCTGATCGCCGCCATTTCGCAGGTGAAGGAAAACACCGACTCGGGAGTGTTCAACGCCATCCAGTACGCGGGCATTGCGGCGTTGAACCGCTGTAGCGACAACATCGCCCTGATGCTGGCGATTTACGCCCGCCGGCGCCAGGTCGTCCTTGACACTCTGCGCGACGTCGGTATCCGGTTCACCCCGAACAAGGGCACATTTTATCTGTGGGTCCCCACGCCGAGAGGGCAGTCGAGTATCGAGTTCGCCACCCATCTGTTCGAAAAGGCGCATATCGTCGTCGCCGCGGGCACGGCTTACGGCCCGCACGGCGAAGGCTTCGTACGCTTCTCGCTGACGATCGGCGACGACCGACTGGCGGAAGCGATGCGGCGATTGCGGGCGGCGGTGGCTTAGGGTGTGACGGTAACGGAGAGGGAGGGATTCGAACCCTCGGTAGAGCTTTTGGCCCTACACGCGCTTAGCAGGCGCGCGCCTTCGACCACTCGGCCACCTCTCCAAACGCATGAAACCTTGCAGTTCCTAAGCAAAGACCCGGGCGAATGCAATCCGCCGGCGGGCCCCCGCAGGCTTCCGCGGGTGCGCGGATTAGTTTAAGACCGTTGAGACCGGCGCACTGGTCCTGTGCAAGGTGGCGCGGCGGCGCGTCCGATGGAGGGGAGACATGGCGCGCAACGAATCGATCCTCGACAATCCGCTGGGCGTCGCGACGCGTTTCGCCAGCGGTCTGCAGAACGCGATGGAGATGGCCCGCCTCGGCCGCCTCGAGCGTAGCTCGACGCGCACCGCTTACGACGTCGTGCACCGCGAGCCGACGTTTCGCCTGCGGCACTACGCCGGCGCGCCGGCGAAGCGCGGTCACAAACGTCCCGCGATCATCCTCGTCCCGCCGTTGATGATCAGCGCCGAGGTGTACGACATCTCCCCGGAAGGCAGTGCCGTCGCCTCGCTGCTCGCCCACGACGTCGACCCGTGGGTAGTCGACTTCGGGGCCCCGGAACGTCAGGAGGGCGGCCTGCGCCGGACGCTGGCCGATCATGTTCTCGCTGTCAGCCGGGCGATCGATCACGTGCGCGAAGAACTCGGCACCGATGCGCATCTCGCCGGCTATTCCCAGGGCGGCATGTTCTGTTACGAGACCGCCGCCTATCGGCGGTGCGCGGGAATCGCCTCCCTGATCACCTTCGGCAGCCCGGTGGACGTCCAGCGCCAGCTCATCCCCGGCATTCCCGACGAAGTCGCCGCGACCATCGTGCGCGGCGCGGGCCGGCTGGTGTCGGCGTCTTTCGCGCGCACCTCCGTTCCGGCGTGGCTCAGCCGAACGGTGTTCAAGCTGATCAGCCCGGCCAAGGAGATCCGCAACCAGCTAGAGTTCCTCACCGGCCTGTACGACCGCGAAACCGTCACGCGCCGCGAAGGTCAGAGGCGGTTCTTGTCGAGTGAGGGCTGGGTGGCCTGGCCGGGGCCGGCGCTGCAGGAATTCGTGGATCAGTTCGTCGTCAACAACCGCCTGTTCTCGGGCGGATTCGTGATCGAGGGCCGCACCCTGACCCTGGCGGACATTACCTGTCCGGTGCTGACCTTCGTCGGTACGCGCGACGAGATCGCACGGCCGGCGTGGGTGCGCGCGATCCGCGAGGCCGCCCCGCACGCCGATGTCTACGAGCGCACCCTCGACGCCGGTCACTTTGCCCTCGTCGTCGGCTCGAAGGCGATGCGGGATACATGGCCAACCGTGGTCCGGTGGCTGCAATGGCGCAGCGGCCAGGGCAAGCGTCCGGCGAGCGTTCTACCGGCCGCCGCCGCGGCGACCCGGCCGCGTGCCACGAAGATGGAGCCCGAACCCACCGCCGTTGCCGAGGTCGCCGTCGGTCTCGGCCGGGACCTCGTAGGGGCGCTCGGCGAGGTCCTCGGCGACGGCGTGCAGACCCTTGGCACCCTGGCCCGCAACGCGGCGTATCAACTACCGCGACTCGCGCGCCTGTCGGGGGTCCGCCGCGACACCCGTATCGGCATGGGCCTGACGCTGACCGAGCAGGCGGCGGCCGCCCCGGACTCGACCTTCTTCCTGTTCGGGGGGCGGGCCATGAGTTACGCCGCCTCGAACCGTCGCGTCGACGCCGTCGTGCGCGGACTCATTCACATCGGTGTGCGGCCGGGCGAGCATGTCGGTGTTTACATGAACAGCCGCCCCTCGGCCCTCGCCGTCACCACGGCCATCAACCGTCTGGGTGCCGTGGCTGTGCTGCTGCGTCCGGACGGCGACCTGCGCCGCGAACTGGCCCTTGGCGAGGTCGAACATCTCATCGCCGACCCGGACCACGCCGCGCACGCGCGATCGGTGCTGGGGCATACCGTTTATGTCCTCGGCGGCGGGGCCAAACCGCGTACGCTCGCGGCCGGTCTGTACGACATGGAAAGGATAGATCCGGATACGGTCGGGGTGCCGGAGTGGTACGAGCCGTCGCCCGGTCGTTCGGAGGACGTGGCGTTCGTCTTGTTCTCGGGCCGCGGCGAGGGCACCCGGGCCAACCGCATCACCAACCGGCGCTGGGCCCTGTCCGCCTTCGGTACCGCATCGGCGGCGGCAATGACCTCCGGCGACACGGTGTACAACTGGACGCCGATCCAGCATCCGACCGGGCTGCTGGTGGCGATCAGCGGCGCGCTCGCCGGCGGGGCACGCCTGGCGCTGGCCAACGGCTTCGATGCGGCCAGCTTCTGGGAGGAAGTGCGCCGTTACGGCGCCAGCATCGTGTTCTACGCCGGAACGATGTGCCACGCGCTGGTCGATGCCCCGGCCGATCCAAGCGAGCGCACCCACCCGGTGCGCCTGTTTGCAGGCAGCGGCATGCCGACGCCGATCTGGAAACGTCTGGTCGAGCGTTTCGGGCCGGTCGGAGTGCTCGAGTTCTACGCCTCCACGGAAGGCAACGCGATTCTCGCCAATGTCTCGGGACAGAAGGTCGGGTCGGTTGGACGGCCCCTGCCCGGAAGTGCCGACGTGGCGGTCGCCGACTACGATCCTCGCAAGTGCAGTCTTGTCCACGATGCCTCCGGCTTTTGCCGCGCCGTCACTCCCGGAAAGAACGGTCTGCTGCTCGCTCGCGTCGATCGTGAACGCGGCGCTCTCGAGGCCAAGCCCCTGCGCAGCGTGTTCGAGAAGGGCGACGCATGGTATGCCACCGGCGATCTGTTCAACGCCGACGCCGACGGCGATTTCCGGCTCGTGGATCACCTCGCCGACGTGATCTACCACCGCAGCGGGCCGCTGCCGTCAGTTCCGATCGAAGAGGTCGTATGGGAAGTCGACGGGGTCAGCCTTGCCGCCGCTTACGGGGTGCGGCTCGACGGCGCCGGCCACGAGGTGCCGGTGGCGGCAGTGGTCATGCGGCGCGGGGCCAGACTCGATCCGGAGCTGTTGCATGCCCGGGTCGAGCGCGACCTTGGACGGCACGCCCGGCCGATCGTCGTAAAGGTCGTGGATCACCTGCCCATGACCGACGGCTACCGCATCCTGAAGCAGCCGCTGCGCGCAGCCGGCATCACAACGCGGGACTGCAACGACACGACCTGGTGGTACGACGACGCCGGCCGAACCTACCGCCCACTCGACGTGAAGAGCCTGGATCGGTTGAAAAAGCGCGCCGCCGGAACACCCGGAAAGGCCACACGGCGTCAACCCGGCCGGCGCAAGCGTGCGGGGAGCGGCGGGTAGCGGCTACCGGAAGGGGCAGCGTTTTTCTCGGTTCGGGTGTGGTCAGTGCGCGGCAAGAAGGCGAGGACTGTGGGGTCACGCCGGTCGGGTCCGCACCCGTACCGATCGCAGGGCATGCGGCGGGACGTCGAACGTAAGCCATTCCCCGTCGCGTCGTATCTCTCCGGCAGCCGGCGTCTCATCGAGACGTACGGCCTCTGAACCGGCCACGGCGAAACCGAAGCGCACCCGCGCCAGCCGGGCCGTATCGGTTGGGTTGAGCAGGCGCAGGACGATCCCGTCGCCGTCGTCCGCCGGTTTCAGCGCCGACACCACCAGCGCGCGGGGCTCCACGGTCAGCAGCGAAATGCCCGGTTGCACGAGCGGCTTCCGCCCCGCCGCGACCGCCCACAATCCCAGTTCGGCGTCGCGTGCCGCGCGCGCATCGGCGTGCCCCAACAGACTGACCCGTGCTTCGATCGTCTCCTGACACTGCGCCCCGGGCGTTGGCACGGTGGGTCCGGCCGCGTCGCGGCGCGATTGCAGATCCACCCGCGCCAGCCAGCCCACGGAGCGGACCAGCGTCAGCGCGATCGTGCCTGCCGGCGTCACCTCGGCCTCGACGAGTCCGGGCGCCACCACGGTGAGACCGTTGGCACTGACGAAGCCCTGCTGCGGAAAGGTAGCCGGCGCCGGGTGGACCCACTCGGTCGCCGGCCGCGGTGCCGTCCGCCGGGTCGTCACATCGAAGGTAGTTGCCGCGGCAAACGTCTCGGCCGGCGCGCCGGTCGGGAAGAGCAAACGCAAACGATGATCGCGGGCGACATTGTTCACCCACACGCGGAGATCGACGCGGTCGATGCCGGGCGCCACCCGCGCCTCGACGGAGAGCGGCAAGTCCACGGTCGCAACCTCACGGCGCTCCCGTCCGGGTGCAAGTCCGGCCGGCACGGCCAGCACTCGCCGCACGGTGAGCGTCTCGATGCCGCTGGGATGCCGGCGACGGCTCGTCAGCACGTGCGCCAGCCGAACTGCAGGTCCCGCCGCGAGGTCGAAATCGTAAGTGTCGCCACGGTCGCCGACATCCTCGATCCCGCACAAGTCGGCATACGTTCGCCCATCGATGCACATCGTCAACGTCCCATCGGCGGCGGCGGTCACACGCACCGCTCCCGCCGCGATCTCGCGTCCCTCGTCGACGATGTCCGGCCGGGCATGCGTCGGCCGCAACGGCACGCGACGCCATCCGAACGCCGGCACGTCGCGGGCGACGAACTCGATGGTCCGCGGGGCCAGGTCGGGAAGCGGTCTTTGCCGGGCGGTGCTGGGGTCTTCTTGATTGCGTGCCGGCGCGCCGTCGGCGGTCCAGCCCTCGACCGCCAGGTTGGCCGCAAAGAGCGGGTGCACGTCGAAGGAGGTACCCTGCTGATGGAATGCCGGCACCGGATCGAGGGCGAAGGACACGACCTCGGTGCGCGGGTGCGGCGAGGGATTGAACACGGCGATATCGAGCTCCTGGGTCCACGGTGTTTCGCGGTCGACGTCGAGTCCCGCCAGCCGCTCCAGCAAGCGGATCGTCGTCTCGCGTGCGAGTTCCGCGGCGGCGGCGTAGCGCGGACGCATCTGTTCGTGGACGCGATCCTGCGAGCAGCCGCAGATCGAATCGTGGGCCTGGTTGTGCAGGAGGTGGCGCCAGGCGAGCCGCAGGGCGGCGCCTTCGTCAGCGCTACCGGCGGCCCGCCCCAGGGCCGCCCAGGGTTCCGCCCATCCTTCCAGCAGCGCTTCGCAGCGGCGGTTGCGGAGCTTGAGCGGTACGCGTGCCGACCACACCCCCGGAAGCAGGTTAGCCTTGCGGCCCCCGACGAGTTCGCCGCGAAAGACGGCATCGCCGGCGACGAGGCCCTGCGCGAACTCGTCGAGCACGGCGCGGCGCACCGTCCAGCCCGTGCGCTGTCCCAGGGCCGCCGCGACGGCATCGGTGTGAAGAGGCGGCAGAGCGTGATCGACACCGTTCAGCAACAGCACGCGGCCGCTGCCGCTGCGTGCGTCGAGCCGGCGAGCCACCCCTTCCAACCACGCCGCGGCGGCATCCGGTTCGGAGGGCAGACCGGCGGCGCTGAAGTAACCTTCCCAGAGGTGGTGCGCGACGACCCGCGTGCCGTCGGGCGCCTCCCACCAGTACTCCGCGGGCAACGCGGCGATCTCGTCGTCGTTGCCGCGCCAGTAGACGAACGGCCCCAGACCGAAGCCGGCGAAGAGTTGCGGAAACTGCGCCGGGTGCCCGAACGAATCGGGCGTATAGGCCACGGACGACAGCGGTCCGAAGGCGGCACCGACCCGCCGTCCTTCGAGCAAGTTGCGAACGTGCGCCTCGCCGGAGGGGATGAGCGAGTCGGGCTGCACGTACCAAGGTCCGATGCCGAGGCGGCCGGCACGGCAGGCGCGTTCGAGTTCGGGGCGGCGCTGCGGCCGGATCTCAAGGTAATCTTCGAGGACCACGGTCTGGCCGTCGAGGTGGAACCGAAAACCCGGGTCGGCCGCCATGGCGTCGAGCACGCGATCGACGGCATCGACGAGGCGCGCCCTGAACCATTGAAAGGTCCGGTACCACTCCCGATCCCAGTGCGTGTGCGTGACGAGAAAACACTCCATGTCCGGTCCACCCTTCCGCTGCGAGGATCGCCCCCGGGTTTCATTACCCGTCACCCTCGATACACCGCAAACACCCGCCGCACATCGGGAGGTGGGCGGCGGCGCGGGGCGATGATGCCGATAAATGACGTGCCTCGGTGGCGAAGTTACTTGCGGATCGACGCTAACACCGTCGCCGTGTGCGCCAGTTCTACCGCCATGGTCGGGTCGCTACCGAGGAGAGCGCGGAGCCGTTCCAGGTCGCCCACCTCGTCGAGGTCGAACCACGGGGCGATGAGGTGGAGACGCAGTCCCAGCGCCACGCAGCGCGCACGGGTCTGTTCCAGTACACGGTCGGTACCCATCTCGACGCCCGAGAACACGTCGTACGCACTGTGCATCGCGACGAGGTAGTACCCGCCGTCGTCGGTCGGCCCGAGGACCACGTCGGCGGCGGCGAGCGCCGAATCCGCCGCCGCCAGTCGGTCTGCCGGAATGTGCGGCACGTCGGCGCCGATCACCATGAGGCCCGCGGCAGATGTTGTCAGGTCCTCGAACGCATGCCGCAGCCGGGTCGCCAGGTCGTCGCCGCGTTGAGGCAGGCAGCGCGCACCGGCCCCGACCACCTCGGCGAACGGCGCCGTCGGCGGATGGAACAACCAGGCCAGGGGCCGCGGCCCGTTTCCGAAGCGGGCCGCGAGGTCGGCAAGAAACGCGCGATAAAGTGCCGTCGCCGGTTCTACCCCGAGGGCGCGGGCCAGGCGGGTCTTCACCTGACCGGCGGTCGGATAGCGAGCCATGATGGCGAGGGGCACCATGTCGGGGCGGGGCGCAACGCGATTCGACAAGCGACGGATTTCAGGTCATAAATCACGCATGCCAAGCAAGTCCAGCGTACGCCCGCGCCCGACGGGGCGCACCAGGTCGGCCACGGGAACAGCGGCCAAGACCGTAAAAGCCGGCGGCCGCGGTTCGGCGGGTGCCGCCGGGAAATCGCGTGCCGCCTCGAAGACCGCGGCCGCGTCGTCCCCCCGCACCGTACGAGCGAAGTCTGCGGCGGCGGCGAGAAACAAGAAGCCGCCTCCGGCCGTCGTTGCCGCCGGGCCGCCGGTCGGACGCCGCGCGATCTTCATCGACGTAGAGAACACCAGCGGCGAGGCCGACTTGCTGCGGGTCCTCAATCACCTCGAGATCGACCGCAAGGCGCAACCGACGGAAGTCATCGCCGTCGGCAACTGGCGCACGATCGGCGCCAAGATCGCTCGGATGCTCGCTGCCGCCGGCG
It encodes the following:
- a CDS encoding glycosyltransferase; translation: MPMTTNPTLSVVTAIHNALPMNRFYWNMLAQQTLVPFELVVIDNHSTDGSERFFADLAQRPLGAGRSVVYVRNEANQSYPASQNQGIRHAGAEILCFFNNDIWLPRGWHIPIEALLRENPLLVVSPSGQEAQPTRRAMSRLMRRWKRIVFLSRIWKTLLFRSEGARLWWMVRKMYGRLDYFSSPSPERGPRTIPGINGSVVAMHRALLRRVPEIWDERFQSADWHLYLTLARLHEQDPTVPLPQIALDTYAHHFIRYSVKRDWEPIPTEQFVPLRQYWGEDEIRRLWWQNRIPEE
- a CDS encoding glycosyltransferase, yielding MSGGSPLSVLVASRNRSALLAELLRSIDAAAVVSGSPVQVIVADNGSGDDTPALLAAWSAALPERVSVRIDEPGKARALNRALERSTAPLLAFVDDDEVVTPEWVRSLLAFCGARPEYDAGVGSVLPPPSFTDPVLRERLDWYRTIAFFDGGPAVHDMDTLYGGNMVVRRRIFEAIGGFDERLGPGAQGGWEDIDLARRLLAAGFRIGYMPGTAVYHAVDPSRLTLDYFRHHCRVAARSAYRMSPRLWRRSAPRLLEALVAFGLASMLGRPRAREHARGRAIRHAEILKLRLTETRGVGSLRC
- a CDS encoding HNH endonuclease codes for the protein MTDQWIPVLSPEEIRRERAKARALRTSQWWKRRIAQGICHYCGKQVPPRELTMDHLVPLIRGGRSNKGNLVPACKECNTSKKHHLAFEWTP
- the folK gene encoding 2-amino-4-hydroxy-6-hydroxymethyldihydropteridine diphosphokinase; translation: MPHRAYIGIGSNLGDRAVNCATAIERIRALPRTRLLKVSSVYESEPHGDAKTWFVNAVIEIETELTAEDLLKKLLAIETAMGRKRVSGKRWGARVIDLDLLLFEAAIIEKRNLKVPHPEIPNRKFVLAPLAEVAPQLVHPKLGITVTEMLSTTRDRKRIHLMRPT
- a CDS encoding LL-diaminopimelate aminotransferase, whose translation is MQTADRLKAIPPYLFMELRNKIARARAAGVDVISLAIGDPVEPTPAPVIDELARTARDPANHRYPTDEEKGMLAFREAVARWYADRYGVDVDPGKEILALIGSKEGCHHFVLARVNPSDPVLMTDPGYPAYRASILMAGGEPVNVPILPEHGYLPRLADIPSEVARRASAMFLNYPNNPTGATATVPFLRDLVDFARQYDIAICYDNPYSEVVFDGERPLSFLSVPGAKEVGVELNSLSKPFNMTGWRLGMALGNPDLIAAISQVKENTDSGVFNAIQYAGIAALNRCSDNIALMLAIYARRRQVVLDTLRDVGIRFTPNKGTFYLWVPTPRGQSSIEFATHLFEKAHIVVAAGTAYGPHGEGFVRFSLTIGDDRLAEAMRRLRAAVA
- a CDS encoding alpha/beta fold hydrolase — protein: MARNESILDNPLGVATRFASGLQNAMEMARLGRLERSSTRTAYDVVHREPTFRLRHYAGAPAKRGHKRPAIILVPPLMISAEVYDISPEGSAVASLLAHDVDPWVVDFGAPERQEGGLRRTLADHVLAVSRAIDHVREELGTDAHLAGYSQGGMFCYETAAYRRCAGIASLITFGSPVDVQRQLIPGIPDEVAATIVRGAGRLVSASFARTSVPAWLSRTVFKLISPAKEIRNQLEFLTGLYDRETVTRREGQRRFLSSEGWVAWPGPALQEFVDQFVVNNRLFSGGFVIEGRTLTLADITCPVLTFVGTRDEIARPAWVRAIREAAPHADVYERTLDAGHFALVVGSKAMRDTWPTVVRWLQWRSGQGKRPASVLPAAAAATRPRATKMEPEPTAVAEVAVGLGRDLVGALGEVLGDGVQTLGTLARNAAYQLPRLARLSGVRRDTRIGMGLTLTEQAAAAPDSTFFLFGGRAMSYAASNRRVDAVVRGLIHIGVRPGEHVGVYMNSRPSALAVTTAINRLGAVAVLLRPDGDLRRELALGEVEHLIADPDHAAHARSVLGHTVYVLGGGAKPRTLAAGLYDMERIDPDTVGVPEWYEPSPGRSEDVAFVLFSGRGEGTRANRITNRRWALSAFGTASAAAMTSGDTVYNWTPIQHPTGLLVAISGALAGGARLALANGFDAASFWEEVRRYGASIVFYAGTMCHALVDAPADPSERTHPVRLFAGSGMPTPIWKRLVERFGPVGVLEFYASTEGNAILANVSGQKVGSVGRPLPGSADVAVADYDPRKCSLVHDASGFCRAVTPGKNGLLLARVDRERGALEAKPLRSVFEKGDAWYATGDLFNADADGDFRLVDHLADVIYHRSGPLPSVPIEEVVWEVDGVSLAAAYGVRLDGAGHEVPVAAVVMRRGARLDPELLHARVERDLGRHARPIVVKVVDHLPMTDGYRILKQPLRAAGITTRDCNDTTWWYDDAGRTYRPLDVKSLDRLKKRAAGTPGKATRRQPGRRKRAGSGG
- a CDS encoding TIGR04282 family arsenosugar biosynthesis glycosyltransferase; the protein is MARYPTAGQVKTRLARALGVEPATALYRAFLADLAARFGNGPRPLAWLFHPPTAPFAEVVGAGARCLPQRGDDLATRLRHAFEDLTTSAAGLMVIGADVPHIPADRLAAADSALAAADVVLGPTDDGGYYLVAMHSAYDVFSGVEMGTDRVLEQTRARCVALGLRLHLIAPWFDLDEVGDLERLRALLGSDPTMAVELAHTATVLASIRK